CTCTAATTCATCTGCTTTAAAAGCGACCTTAATAACAACCGATGAATCTTCACAATAGTCATCCACACAGGTCTTTTTACTGTGTTTGTTATCAATATCAACTCGGTAGACAAACCCTAGCGCTGTTAATTTGGGGTATAACGGGACGGGATTTTTACGGTGGTAAATAATCAGACACTGTCCATGAGATAATGCCGCCAAGGCAACTAATACTTGTCGCATTGGCTCAGGCGCTTCTAACTCACTGACATCAAGCCGGATAAGGTGTAAATGACTCGTCATTATGAGTATGCTTTGACTTGCTTTAGCACCGTATCCGCATCTGGAAGGTGAGCCTGTGTCATTGGATATAACATCTGCTCTTCTTTCATATTATGTTGTTGCATTAGGATCATTAAGGTTTCAGATAACCCTAAGAATTCGTCTTTATTTTGCGAAGACAGTTGTTGATTCATTTCTGCGATCAATTGACGCATTTGAGCATGCTCAGCACGCATGACTTGCGTTGGCCCCATCGTCATGCCAGT
This Moritella sp. 5 DNA region includes the following protein-coding sequences:
- a CDS encoding hemerythrin domain-containing protein, producing the protein MHTIPDFMTAQHRHCDDSFIAAESAVSATNWTEAASQWLIFTTDLKTHLEQEENILFPAFEQATGMTMGPTQVMRAEHAQMRQLIAEMNQQLSSQNKDEFLGLSETLMILMQQHNMKEEQMLYPMTQAHLPDADTVLKQVKAYS
- a CDS encoding DUF2249 domain-containing protein, with the protein product MTSHLHLIRLDVSELEAPEPMRQVLVALAALSHGQCLIIYHRKNPVPLYPKLTALGFVYRVDIDNKHSKKTCVDDYCEDSSVVIKVAFKADELELAALIG